The following is a genomic window from Lagenorhynchus albirostris chromosome 2, mLagAlb1.1, whole genome shotgun sequence.
cctctgtGTCTCGGCTGCTTTGTTCAGGCTCCTTCTCTTCGCTGGCCGCCCTCTCCTTCACCTCCGTAGGCCCTTCCATCTGCCCTTCAGCCGGTTTCTCCTCCGTGGGGCTCCCACCCCCGTCCTCTGCTTCTGGGCTGGAGGCTCGGGCTGGACGCTGGCTGGCCCCCTCCTCGGAGCTCCCCACGGCCTTTTCGTGCTGCTGGGCTACCCTCAAAGCCCTGCCcttctcctcctgcttctctgtCCAGCTGGGCGTCCTCCTCAGAGGAGGGGATCCTGGGGTCTTGCTCTTGGCTGGGAACACCTCGTCCCCATTCTCTTCCTTGGCCCCATTCTCCTGGGAGGACTCCTCGGCCCTGAGCCCCCCCAGGTCCGCACAGTCCTCCGACTGAGACCTTCGGAATCGCCTGGAGGGAGGGCGCCTTTTTATGGAGCCCCTTGTCCGCACCTGCAAGAAAGTGTTAAGGAAAATGATCTACACCTGTGAAAAAGGCCAAACAGGGAGGGCGCATGTTCTTTCAATGTCAGTCTCACACGCACAGCTTCACAAGCCCACCTGAGGATCATTTGATTTTCTAGGAGGATGTACCATTGCTTGCTATTTATTATAGGTTAGAGCCCTATGGGGCTGTGGTATTACATGGTAACctgcagatttttttctgtgtgtgtgaagaTGAAAATGCTGTCtatccagtaaaaaaaaataacctaagaTTTTACTGGCCTGTAAAATAACCATCAGCTCAGTGTCTAACTTAGCAATTTTATTCTAACATTTGTCCTTTTTAATTGCCTATAAATAACCAGTTCTTTGAATGAGCTTTACCATCTTACAGGATCCCTCctaaattaacaaattgaacaaaATCTCTCTCTATTTCGTACCAGAGTcatgttttaacattttgaaCTTTCTACTTTGACAAAGGTGAACCCAACAGAAAACAGGGTTGGGGGTCTGTGGGTGGCTGGTACCATGACCTCATGGGTGTGGAGCTGGACAGCTGGTGATcagcttcctcccttccccccacccccacccccacccccccagagcTGGCTAACCCCGGGAGAGCTGAGCAGCCAGAATCCTTTGCTTTCTCCAGCGAGGTCCAACTCTAGCAGAAGCCACACCTTAGAAACACCCAGCAGAGCTGCCTGAAAACCATTTTTTCTCTGGGAAGTGTGTGAATCTCAGAACCAGGCCTCACCTGGGTCCACTGGACTTTGTCAGAAGTTCAATGGCGTGTTTATAGTGGGTGTCCTACCTTACTCAAGTgatgtgtctttaaaaatttatgtgcAAATTAAATCTTATTTTCTCACTGATTTGCATTTTGGTATTTGTCCATCCTAGTTGTCTCAGAAGTTTGGAatgaatacttcttttttttttttaataaatttatttagtggcttctcttgttgcggagcatgggctctaggtgtacaggcttcagtagttgtggcgcacaggcttagttgctctgcggcatgtgggatcgaacctgtgtcccctacactggcaggcggattctcaaccactgcaccatcagtgAAGCCCTGAATACTTGGTTTTAAAAGGGCTTCCCAGGAACTTTCCTGAGACCACAGTGAGGCTAGCCCTGCAGGCTATCAAGGCCCCAGCCCTCATGGCCAGCAGGGTTCAGAAATAATCCTGCCTGCTCCCTTACTGCTGTCACAGACTAAAGCCCCCAGTACTATGACCAGGTGGCagagcctccctccctgcctctacATCCCACTGACATCCTGTGAGAAGACAGGGCtctctcctgggttcctctctgCTGTCGTGGGTCTCTCCATTGCCCTGGGCTGAAGGATCTCCACTCTGTCCCCAGCCAGCAGGCTCAAGCCTACCCCATCACCTCCTCGCCACCACTTTTGTTTCCTTGGGCCCTACCTGTTTCAACACATTTGACCTCTTTCCTAGATGGATCCTCTGGAAGGGCCCAGTAGATCCTGCTCTCTCCATCCTTAATTCTAAGGtcacatttatttaacttttcctGGCATCAGAACCCtttaattcagggacttccctggtggtcaagtggttaagactctgcgcttgcactgcagggggtgcggattcgatccctggttgggaaagtaagatcccgcatgcccgtGGTGcaacccaaaaaaagaaaagagccctTTAACTCTTAGCCCCTGCCTGGCTCTGGTCCAAATTTGCTGGGTACCTGCTTGGAGTGTACTGGACTGTACGTACCTCTGATTCTCTTGATTCTTACCTCCTTCTAGTAGGGCAGGGATCTGatgaaatcacacacacaagTATCAGGGCAGTATCTACAGAAACAAGTGCTGCCATACATCTTTTTGCAAAGGGAACGAGTTGGATATTCTTCAACTGGGGCAAGATGCAGTAAGAATGATTTGGACCCGTTCTGGGACACTTAGGAGTATTCATATCAGGGCAGGACAGGACAACCTAGTGACCCTGCCCTCCCTTCTGCTGAGTCACTGATCAGGTCTTTAGCTTTTGTTTTCAGCTTTTGACATAACTCTCTGTGCAGCTGGGATCAGTACTGAATTCCTGCCCCTCTCTCCACAAAGGATGGAGCGCTCCATCCCCTGCACCTTTCAGGTGAGTGGCACAGTTACGGGAAGAGCGGATGAGAGAGGCAGGCTAGGTAGCGGGTGCTCTTAGCTCAGGGATCACTTgccaggaagagaagaaatttcCTTTGTTAAAAACCACATCTTACCACAGCTCAGAAGTGTTCTCCTTTCTCCAGGACAACAGGGTAGAGGTGATTCAGAATTGCCCAGTGTCCGCATTTCCACAGACACACCACAGTACTTAGGATCCAGATATTACCTTATTGTAAGAGGGCAGATGACTGCCCTCAGGAGGCTGGTCAAAGCTGACGGGCACCTCCTCCGGCTCGCTGGCCCGAGACCACACGCCAGGGCTGCTGGGGGTGGAAGGCGGGCTGTGAAATGGTGACACCATGGCCTTGAGTCCAGGACTCTTGGGTGAGGCCCCAGGCAGCAGGGCCGCTGGATCAAAGACTAAATTGGCCTGTAGAGAAAAGATGAGGAATTTCAAACCCAGGCTGCATTCCGTAATGCCCAGGAAGCACTGATTTGATCCGGCAAAAATGCATTGGAACAGTCCCGATTTATAGACAAAGAGGCCAGAATAGCACCTGTCAGCACCTGCAGGCACCAGGCTCTCATGCTGTCAGCACCCTTTACCATCGTTCTCATCAGAGTCAAGAGCAGTTACCGCTTACTGGATGCCTACTCTTTGCTGGGCATGTGCAGTTTTCCTCTCTACAACCACCCTACATGTTCAGTTTTGTTCTCATGGCACAAATTAGCAAAGTGTTTAAGGAATCTGCCCTGGGATCCAAGCCAGGTCTGTTTGTCCCTCAGTCTCCAAGTACAGGGTCTCTCTCGGTAGACCACAGTGGTGGACACAGCAGGCCACCACGCCTTTCCAGCGGGGAGCCAGCGGAGCAGATGCCAGTGTGTGACCCTACTTGCAGCATCGCAGTGCAGGTGCAACCAGACCAGAATGAACCCCGAGGGCAAGCAAAGGGGAGGGGTTACCCAAAGGTAACCGAGGCCTGAGGGAGTCAAGAGTTTGGTGGGGGAGGAGGCGGTGGTCCCAGATCTATCCGACTGCCTCGGAGAAGGTGGTGGTGCAGATGTCTACGGAGGGACTGAACATGAGTCCCTTGGGTCCTCTAGCGCCACCTAGGGGCTCTTGTTCCTCCTGCTCTGACCTCTGCGTGTCCAAATGATCGCGCAGTTGCATCCTCCAGAGCAGGAGGGCCAGCAGCAAGGCCTCCAAGGGGAGGGACCAGGCTGGAGGGGCAGATGATGCTCTCCACGCAGACACACCCAACTCCAGATGTTGTCTCTttcacttaatagctgtgtgacctacaGCGAGTCCAGTAGCCTTTCTGTGTCTCAGAGTCTTTATTTGTCCCATCTACTGAGCCTGACCTTTAGAGTCTTTTATGATCTGGTCCCCTTACTCTCTCCTGCCACTACCCGACTCACACCCTTTCCCTCCAGACTCCCCTCGGTGCCACCCTCCTGCCAGCCGAGGCTCTGTCACCTTGGAGAACTCCGACATGTACTTTAGGACTTGCACAGTATAGAACATTACACATGTTTAGGACGATGTTCGTATTTCAATTGtgattttaagaaagaatttatAATATAGACAAGATTGTGTCATTgtccaattaaaaatataaagttaaacagCAACAGTGTGAGCCCACGCCATGTCTAAAAGCAGCATGTTGCAGGTGCAAAGGGACAGGTTTGGACCACAGAGGCTGTGGGAGATGGTGTGCTAGGATGGCTCAGAGGACTTCATGGCAGAGGGGATATTAACTGGGCATTAAAGGAGGTCTTCCTGCCCTCTCAGGGTCAAGCTGGGACATTCCCTCTGTAAGACTGCTTGCAAATAAAATGGGTCTTGCTAGCCAGCGGAAAACTTGAACTTTGAACTAGTGAAGAAAAAATCATAGTTCCTAACTCATCCAATAGAATacttagaagaaaaatgaagctggtgATGCACTTCTTAGTTCTTTCCCCACGTATTTCCAACAAAGTAAGGTTCCTATGGGATTTGGCCAAATTATATACTGTCGCTGACATTCTTCATGAGATTAAACCATTAGAGATTAAACCCTCATTCTCAGGTTGCGATGTTTCCCAAAGAGGCTTATTAATGACTGGAAAGGGGAATAACACCAAGACTGCAGGGTACACAGCATTTGCAAACTAACTTCTGGCACTTAGATGAGGTCTGTGGTAGGCTGCCGGGAGACAGAGGTAGGGGTTCTCGGCTACACCCTTTGGATGGCTGCTAGGAGGGAATGTCTGAGTTCTGGGGTCCCTTCTGAGAGATCCCTGGTATGTATATGGGAGCCCTGCAGCCTCCTACAGCGATGGGCAGCCCACTCCCTCCCTGCAGCTGGGGTGGGATCAGGGCTTCTCAGTATGAATTAAACTTCAGGggagaccccacccccaccccgcgaTGAGGTAGGCTCATAACCCAAACCAGAGATGCTTCCCTTAACCCCAAATCAGGCTGGGGGCCAAATCCCTGGTCTCTCACATAGCTGGGAACTGCAGAGGCTGTGGCTACCTGTCTTGACACACCCCTAATGATGGCTTCAGAACAAGGTAGACGAGCCAATTTTATTAGTTGGACCCAGAGGGGAGGATCCAGTGCAGGAGAGCCTTGTTGTTCTCCTGCACAGAGACTGCGGTGAAAGCTGGGGCATCTTCTACAGGCCCCACCCAGATATACCATGCCTGTCCCTCCTCTGTGCTTTAGCTCATGCTGTTCTCACACCAGGAgtaccttcctccctcctttccagcCACTATTCCTAAGGACTGACTCAGGAAATAGGTATTTCCTAAAGCATTTGTTAATTACTCCTGCCCACTTGACTGTCTTCTCGCTCTAAAATTTTACCCGCAGTGGTTCTCAGCAGGGGTAGGGGGCAGGGGGATGATTTTGTctccaggagacatttggcaatgtctagggacatttttctttgtcacagtttactgaagagtgctgctggcatctagtggataggGACCAAGGATGCTGTCAAAGCACCTTGCAGTGTACCAGGCAGCCCCTGCAACAAAATTGACCAGCTCAAATAATGCAGAGGTAAAAAGTCctggtctagggcttccctggtggcgcagtggttgagagtccgcctgccgatgcaggggacacaggttcgtgccctggtccgggaggatcccacatgccgtggagtggctggtcccgtgagccatggcctctgagcctgcgggtccggagtctgtgctccgcaacgggagaggccgcaacagtgggaggcccgcgtaccgcaaaaaaaaaaaaaaaaagtcctggtcTAGAGCAGTAGGAGTCGGATAGTTACCCACAATTTAGATCTCCGGTATTTACTCTCCTCTATGTCTTTTATTGTATCATGTGTGAAAACCTTGTCTCCCCAACAAGATTGTGAGATCAAGTGCAGTGTCACATACTTCGTTTACACTCCCAGGAAAGCCAGCCCCACTGTGGGCACAGTGGTGAGGGCTCTGAATGTATAAGGTGGCGAGGTAGGATGGAATGCTTTCCAAACAATGAACTTGGCCGTAGTGGTGTAATGACTAGCACCTGAATTTCAGCCCTGTGTAAAGCTGAAACGGTTTGTGGCTGCATTCAGGCCATGGAGAGGACTTGGCTATTCCTGGAGTGTTTCCTGTGTATGACATCCTTTCCCATAAGACTCTTGAGGCATCTGATTATCCTCAATCTCCATTAGGTACTAATGACATGAGCTCATGTTTGATAGGGTCCTTATTTTAGCATTTTGCCCCCAGGTAGAGCCCCTCATCCTTCAGGGCAGTTTGATCACTAGCTGGTTATCAGAGGTCAACTGTCCAGGTGACATCTGGGACTACCCTAGGAGCCCCAAAGACATGCAAATGTTGGATAAGAGAGGGGGTTGGATAGGAGGTAGCATCGATTCTGAACTTACCTGGAGCTTCTCGATCAGAGGCGAGCTCTTCACCTTGACTTTAGGAGGGTGGCTTGCATTGGGCGGTGACTTCTATAAAAGCAAATGGACCAAAACAAGCAAATGAGTGAGGTGAAGGGAGGTGGGGTTCTGGCTGGAGCCCAGAAGCCACAGTTGGAataagaggagaagaaaaagttgGCTTTACCGCCTCATCCCTTAGCTCCGGGAGCTCACTTACCTCCTGAGGTCCTGGGCGTGGCAgattccccttcccctctccctcaccctacCACTAACAAGACCACTTGAATCTATGGATCAGAGCAGGCAGGACGTCTGAAACACAGCAGGCCTCCTGTTCCAGGAAGAATGCCTTCATGGTCATTATGAGAGAACAGACTATGTCTGAGGGGGACAAGATCTTCACCTCATGACCTTCAACAACATAAGCCAACAATTGGAGGGGATTTCAAAGAGAAAGGGCACAGTGACCATCCATTCTGTTTGTCATAAACATAAGAAACCACAGAGCCGGAGTGAAACCTGACAGAGGTATACTTGAAGGTCTTCCCTTAAACtaataatattttggaaaacCCCACCAATAGTGTTGTTTATAAATTATCATATTCTAAAACACTGACTATTCATTTTGATTAAAcggacatttattgagtatctcctACATTCCAGGCATTGTGTTGgttacataaaaatgaatatgattGAGCGCCTGCCCTCTGAAAGTGGTCAGTGTCTGAgatatcttgtgtgtgtgtatatatatatatatatatatatacacacacccccaTATATATGTTCTGTTAGTTGGGGTATTTTTGTGATGAGTGTATTGTCAGGAATCTTGCCTGTCTTTGGATTTTATATTATCTAAAAAGATTGACTCCTTCCTGTTTTGTGTAAAATCCCTACAACTTGATTCTAGTTCCACAGCTATATTGACCCTCAACAGGTAGGAATGATGACagtgatgacgatgatgatgatgatgatgatgaagaaaaaGATGACTTCCACGCTGTCGGACAGAGATCTATAGTTTGAGGACCCTGCTCCTCGCACCCATGTGCTAATTTACTTGAATCATAAGAAGAATAACacaatttcttataaatattctGAGATAGTTATTGAGTGAGATGATTGTATTTTAGTGATGGAAGGAGACAGACTCACTCAACTGAACTCCCTGTGACCTTTTTAAGGCCCAGCATTGCAGGGCGGGGGAGGTGCTGGAGCGTGGGGCAGCCACTGGCTGGGACTCAGGagctcccttccccagcccctgctaACTACGGCTTTGACAGGAGCCAGGTGGCTGCCCCGGCCTCAGCCTCCCCGGCCAAGACCCAGGCAGGTGGGTGGGTTGGAATAAACGATTCTAAGGCCTCCTCCAGCTCTCAGGTGCCTCTGGCTCCATGAGTTTACACCATCAGACATATTTCCAGAGCAGTCAGTCTTTCAAGGAGCCTTGTGTCCACCGTGAGAACAAAGAGCTTCCAGCCCAAACTCAGTTGTCCTTAATTTCTGGGCTTTACAGTGAAAGTTCATATGAGGCCGCGCTTCTGAAGATACTGTTTAGGAACTGCAGCAACAATTGTGCTGACAAAGCTCACTTTATGTAAtactttattctcttctgcaaCTGACTAGTATCTTCTGAAGAGAGTGAAAATTCAATAAACACAGCCCCTTCATCATAGGACAGTGCTGGGAACCCAGCTCATGCCCTACAAAATCCTTGTTGATTCGAATTGAACTGCAAAGCAGGAAGAACCCAAAAGAGCCGCCGATGCCATTCCTGGGAACGGCTGAAGGTGGCAGTATTTCCTTTACTGTTTAACAAGTGGCCTCCGCTCATACAGTGGGTGGAGAAAAGTCAGCCTGACATCTctctttatgtatgtatatatgtccatatatgaCATTCCTATAATGTCTAGGATAATGACCAGATTTTTCAGATGGAACTGTTTTCCAGCCCTCCTGTGGGCAGGCaaggcaggctcagtggccatattAAACACTCTTTTGGGTGGGTCCTCCAGAGAGGGGCAACTCCAGGATACCCTGCCAGCAGGGGCTGGCTCCACCGTCTCAGGCCTGTGCAGGCatagggagggggcagggatgaGGAAGGGATGGGAAGACCCTCTCCGGCACTGTGCATTGGGAACCGAGGGGTAGCCTGACTGGGGCCTTCCCAGGCCCCCAAGGCTCCCGGCACTAGGGCTCCTGCAGGCCGTGCCGTGGGAGTCCGGAAGGAGACCTGTGGCAGCAGCCTCCACGATTTTCTAACCCAGCCAGACAGAGCTGGCTGCtcgttttatttttatgtgaatttcaAGCTCGTGACAAAAAGTCACTGATCTCTGGAAGCAACGTCCTTCCCACGTGCAAGCAGCCTGTCACTCCACGCGGGACCTTCCCTCTTAAATCCAGCCTCCCATTCATCCAGCCCTTGGCTATTACATGCCATTTAGCTGCTGGTGGTGCCCCATGGGATGGAACATGTAAACGTATTTCTCCCAGAGCCACTGAACTCCCTCCACTTTTATCCAGGGGATAAAAGTCCCCATCCGGCTCCCATCATGTCTGGTTAGTGTTCTTGTCCCATTTTACAAAAAAGGAAGCAGGCGCAGTGCAGTGACTTCTCTGGGGCTGAGTCCAGGTCATCAGGGGGCAGCCTCATGGTAGGCACCTAGTGGCCACGGCCTCAGCCTATTGCCTAACACAGACTCCAAGCCCTCAGGGTGAAGGTCACAGGAGAAGTTCACCCTCAGTAAAGAGAAGTTGTTGGTATGGCTTTGATCGGAATGCTGGCTGATGACCCCACGAAGATGGGGTCAGACTCATGATATCAGCACCTGAGGAGACCCCAAGAAAAACGTAGTGTTTTTTAAACTGGGCTTCTTGGGGCATTCTCATCCCAGAAGACCCCTGTCCAGTTTTGGGGGGGAGTATTCTCAGCGCATATGGGgggccccacccccttcccacttGGTTGAGAGCGGCtctgagtttctgctttatctgATGGGCTTCTGCTCATATGCCTTGGGTTGACAAAAAGGTTTGAAAACCGTTGACCGACTCCAAATGTTtcactttataaatgagaaaatgtagacACCAAGGGCCTTGCCCAAGCCCACATGGCTATCCAGTGTCTGTCGTCAGGATGCTGGCCCCCCAAAAGGAAGCGGGGGAAAGAGGTATCACAGTTGGCATGTGGGAATTGGACTGTCTTGGGCTTGCTTGCTTCATTTTGGGGTTGGCCTCCCAGGTTGGACAAGAGAACATGTTAATCCATTTCTGGCGGGGACCACGACCACAGTGAAGCTTCCTGGGGTCCTGGGAGGGTGTGCACAAGTTGCTCTTACAGATACAATTAGATAAATAAGGGTAGGTGAACATGCAGGCCGGGAATCCATTGGTGGCTGTGATCTATGATACcagagcctttattatgttggtaACATTGGTTATTAATATCTGAGGGCAATGAGGCCTCCTGTGTGCTCTGGTTCTCTTTCAGTGATCCAGAACAATAGCCAGCCTTTTCAAGATACCACAGAAACCCACGCCTCTCTCACACTGCAGTTCTGCTTTACGTGAGTGCGGCCCTCTTTCCAGATGCTTTGCACACATGGAAGATCGTATCAGTCAGACCTGGGAGTCAAACATGACTTTCATGACTCCTGAATCTGGTGTGGTAAAATACTCCATGGACCCATTCTCTTGGCGGAAATGCTCAGGCTTGAAAAATAGTGCTCCTGTCCTTGAAAACCACAAGGGAGGCTCAGTAACAGGGGGTAGGAAGGGACCTCGTTTTCAAAGTAAAGGATTCAGGAAGTGTTAAGGACATTCACCCCTGAATCTGAAATGGAGAAATTCCCTGCACAGGTTTCAAGTCTAAAAGTGTGAATTGCGTGCCTCTTCCtacaaaaaggagaaagaaaatccaTAACCAGCATCCTCTGAGCCCCCAGCAGCAGAAGCACTTACCTCTTCACCATTCTGGCCCAGCTCTACCCTGGGGGGGAACAGAGAGAGGGAGCAGGGCGGTTTCCTTCTTGTTGGCTTACTGGCTGGTGTCTAGAGGGAGGgcgacagacagacacacagagagaaaaagagagagagctaaTCAGGCaacagggaggaagaggaaggaagtagAAACTGGTTTTAGGAATGTTTAGGGATGTCTGGTggagaaaagaatgaagggaGGGATTGCATGTCTTTTCGACTGCCCGTTAACTTTATAAATTCATTCTAATGAACTGTCTACCCGTTTTGACTTTCAGGCTCTCTAGTCCTTTTCAGACTCTCCCAGTCCTTTCCTGCTGGAGCACCCTCTTTTACTTGTGATTCACTGGCCTGCCTGAAGCAACATCTCACAATGACACCCACACCCAGCTTCTAAGCACTGTCAGCACCTTTGATCGATACTATCTCCTTCACCCTTTATGACATTCTTATCGTGTCTGAAATTATGGACCGATTTTTCAGATGGGAGAATAAAAACGCAAAACAACGCACTAAAAAAGCACGACAATTACACTCTCGTTTGTCCCAAGGGGCCATGATAAACCTCCCCACACACTGGGGTTCCCTTCCCTCATTTCACTTCTAAGGAGCTCCTCACACTGTAGGACTCAAGAAAATCTAGCCCAAATCTCTCCAATGCTGCAATACCCCATTTGACACTGACCTCTCCAGCAGAATTCTAGAATCCACTGGTCACTGGATCCCTTTCCTTCCTGATCCCTGGCTTCCTATCTGAAGGTGCTTCCGTTTCcatcctctctttcttcccaattctccttctggaatccacCCTTGTTCCGGATTCCTAAGCTTCCTAAGCTCTGGGGAGGAGCCTGGTGTGGGGACTTCTTTATTCTTCTGAAGCAGTCCAGGCCTGGCACAGCTGTGCAAGAGCTAAGTCTCTATCAGTGGACGACTGGGGTGGACAAGCCCCGGGTTCAGACCCCCCGTCTCTAACAGCAGGGCTTTCAGCTCTCAGCCCTCCTGGCCACAGGGTAAGCCTCACTCTGGTGGGGAACGGTCCTGCCCAGGCCCAGCAGCATGGCGACATTCCTCACATTCAGAGAGACCCCTCTCTGGCTTCTCTTCCTAATTTGGTAATTACcaagcctcctccctccctctcctctgggcCTGACCCAGActtccccttcctccagccccatcccAGGAGAGGGGCTCTGAAGCCTCCTGACTCACCTTTGCAGCGGCCGCCTGCTCCCTGAATCGCCCGGCCAGCTGGGCCACCGAGGGGGGCGCTGAGTCGTCCACACTGGCGTTGGTCTCTGCCGGCCTTTCCTGGCAAACCAAAGGGAAGCCAAAGTGAACCAGCAAATATGCACTTGGCACTGCTGAGCATCAGCACCAGGTGCCACACAAGGTGCTTGCTATGTGGCCACAAGCAGGGATGCTGCCACAGTGAGGTCTTTTCACAGCGTTTTGCAATTGGCTCCTGCATTCAAAGATGTAAAAAACCCGTTCAGTCAACTGCATTTAGTGAATGTTTATAGTGTCCTTGGCCCTGGGTGTGGCTCTGGGGATCTGGAAAGGAATAAAACTTGGTGTCGCCCTGGGGGTGGAGGTTAGGGCACCCAGGGATCTGGGAGGCAGGACAAGGCTGGGTTCCTCGTCCCACGGAGACCCAGCCCGGAGAGGGCTCTATCAGGGACAGCATCTTCCCGTTGTCACATGAGGCTTCGAAAACTGTAGGCTGGCAAAATGCACTGGAGAGAGAGGCCTGTAAGTGTATCTAATGGGATGAGAAAACGTCTTTGattgaacttttatttatttatttatttaggctgcatcgggtcttcgttgctgcacacgggctttctctagttgcggcgagtggggctactcttcgttgcggtgtgcgggcttctcttgttgcagagcacgggctctagggcacgcgggctccgtagttgtcgctctagagcgcaggctaagtagttgtggcgcacgggcttagttgctccggggcacgtgggatcgtcccagaccagggctcgaacccgtgtcccctgcattggcaggtggattcttaaccactgtgccaccagggaagcaccttgATTGAACTTTTGACAAGTATTTTTGTGTCTTGTTTCCCCTACTTAATTGAGTGCCTTGGGCATAGAAATGttcagaaaatattcaaataacatGAGAGTCAAGTAGCACGGCGATGAGAACCAGACTATCTGGATTCGACCGCTGAGTCGCTCCATCTCCCTAgctcagtgaccttgggcaaatgatttTACCTTTCTGTACCTTGACAGGGATAACAGTAGCACATCACTCACAAGGTTGTTCTGTGGATTAAATGACTGACTACACATCTAAAGTGTGAGGACAAGGCCTAGGACATAAGAAGAGCTATAGAAGGGTTATTATTACTACGGGTAACGGGGTCCTTCCTTCCAAGAACACTGCAATGACCTCAGTTCCAGGGATTTGCATATTGCATTACTGTTCTCTACAGTGTCCTCATTGAGAGAGACTCACCTCTTTTACTGTTCTGTTCGTTTTTGCTGTGAGCTTTCTGCAAACTGGTGACCAGCTGGTTACCATGCCCCTGCTCTACCCCCAATGCAACCATTGGTTTCCTGtggccttccctcccccaaggTGCCTCTAGGCCCCCTGAAGAGGCCAAGATGCACCCTGGCCACTGTTCACTCCCATGTGCCATTTGTCACCAAGACTCATACGGTGAGTCAGTTAGCACTGGAAACGGCCCCCTCACTTCTGCCTTGTTACATGCGGCCTAGGGAACCACACagttttaataatgttttttaaatgtccagtCTCAGAGACATTCAGCTTTGGTTTTTGGTGACCATGACGATGGCATTTCGTACACAGACTGCAAACTCCCTCTGCCCACGTCTA
Proteins encoded in this region:
- the RCSD1 gene encoding capZ-interacting protein isoform X3 is translated as MLPSPTQSCTFKKKKRKKNHKHEYALQVLVITWPTVSFPGARAARAVPQPANRARSRPLALCPPQPNPAQAGAERRAGIASPGQSERARPPPSRHLEDMEERPAETNASVDDSAPPSVAQLAGRFREQAAAAKTPASKPTRRKPPCSLSLFPPRVELGQNGEEKSPPNASHPPKVKVKSSPLIEKLQANLVFDPAALLPGASPKSPGLKAMVSPFHSPPSTPSSPGVWSRASEPEEVPVSFDQPPEGSHLPSYNKVRTRGSIKRRPPSRRFRRSQSEDCADLGGLRAEESSQENGAKEENGDEVFPAKSKTPGSPPLRRTPSWTEKQEEKGRALRVAQQHEKAVGSSEEGASQRPARASSPEAEDGGGSPTEEKPAEGQMEGPTEVKERAASEEKEPEQSSRDTEGLEEGALGEETPQNPPGGGEGDHSSERGAGKEKQDDGTILEPGCDPVTDHAQPDTSSEVPKTEDNTPVQDTKM
- the RCSD1 gene encoding capZ-interacting protein isoform X2, giving the protein MHCKERPAETNASVDDSAPPSVAQLAGRFREQAAAAKTPASKPTRRKPPCSLSLFPPRVELGQNGEEKSPPNASHPPKVKVKSSPLIEKLQANLVFDPAALLPGASPKSPGLKAMVSPFHSPPSTPSSPGVWSRASEPEEVPVSFDQPPEGSHLPSYNKVRTRGSIKRRPPSRRFRRSQSEDCADLGGLRAEESSQENGAKEENGDEVFPAKSKTPGSPPLRRTPSWTEKQEEKGRALRVAQQHEKAVGSSEEGASQRPARASSPEAEDGGGSPTEEKPAEGQMEGPTEVKERAASEEKEPEQSSRDTEGLEEGALGEETPQNPPGGGEGDHSSERGAGKEKQDDGTILEPGCDPVTDHAQPDTSSEVPKTEDNTPVQDTKM
- the RCSD1 gene encoding capZ-interacting protein isoform X1, giving the protein MHCKRRARAARAVPQPANRARSRPLALCPPQPNPAQAGAERRAGIASPGQSERARPPPSRHLEDMEERPAETNASVDDSAPPSVAQLAGRFREQAAAAKTPASKPTRRKPPCSLSLFPPRVELGQNGEEKSPPNASHPPKVKVKSSPLIEKLQANLVFDPAALLPGASPKSPGLKAMVSPFHSPPSTPSSPGVWSRASEPEEVPVSFDQPPEGSHLPSYNKVRTRGSIKRRPPSRRFRRSQSEDCADLGGLRAEESSQENGAKEENGDEVFPAKSKTPGSPPLRRTPSWTEKQEEKGRALRVAQQHEKAVGSSEEGASQRPARASSPEAEDGGGSPTEEKPAEGQMEGPTEVKERAASEEKEPEQSSRDTEGLEEGALGEETPQNPPGGGEGDHSSERGAGKEKQDDGTILEPGCDPVTDHAQPDTSSEVPKTEDNTPVQDTKM